A single window of Methylacidimicrobium sp. AP8 DNA harbors:
- the hisC gene encoding histidinol-phosphate transaminase yields the protein MTTLEDLVNPGIRALTPYEPGKPIEELAREQGFAPEEICKLASNENPLGPSPLALEAIRQALPRVHLYPDGAGRLLREAIARHHDLSIENVVLGNGSNEIIELLFHVFVSPRAHEVLCSRHAFAVYRLMAQLFETPCRETPDPGFRHDLGAMRKAIGPNTRLIFLTSPNNPTGTRIPNGELAEFVRTIPRHVVLALDEAYVDFLDDPPPSVSWVREGKNIVLLRTFSKMHGLAGLRIGYGLAPAPIASWLQRARQPFNANLLAQAAAIAALEDREHTEATRRVVREGRLRLEESFGRLGLEYVPSAGNFVMVRVGDGEALFASLLRRGWIVRPLRSYGLPEWIRVSVGTPRQVTNFLAILPAALHDTRGRAARTAE from the coding sequence GTGACTACCCTCGAAGACCTCGTCAACCCGGGAATCCGTGCGCTGACCCCTTACGAACCGGGCAAGCCGATCGAAGAGCTGGCCCGCGAGCAGGGCTTCGCGCCGGAGGAGATCTGCAAGCTCGCCTCGAACGAAAACCCGCTGGGTCCTTCCCCGCTGGCTCTGGAGGCGATCCGGCAGGCGTTGCCGCGGGTCCATCTCTACCCCGACGGGGCCGGACGGCTCCTGCGGGAGGCGATCGCCCGCCATCACGACCTCTCGATCGAGAACGTCGTCCTGGGCAACGGCTCCAACGAGATCATCGAGCTGCTCTTCCACGTCTTCGTGTCGCCGCGGGCGCACGAGGTCCTCTGCTCCCGGCACGCCTTCGCGGTCTATCGCCTGATGGCCCAGCTCTTCGAGACTCCGTGCCGGGAGACGCCCGACCCCGGGTTCCGTCATGACTTGGGGGCGATGCGGAAGGCGATCGGGCCGAACACCCGGCTGATTTTCCTGACGAGCCCGAACAACCCCACCGGGACGCGCATCCCCAACGGGGAGCTCGCGGAGTTCGTCCGGACGATCCCCCGACACGTGGTGCTCGCCCTCGACGAGGCCTACGTCGATTTCCTGGACGACCCGCCGCCGAGCGTCTCCTGGGTGCGGGAGGGGAAGAACATCGTGCTGCTGCGGACCTTTTCCAAAATGCACGGCTTGGCCGGCCTCCGCATCGGCTACGGCCTTGCCCCGGCTCCGATCGCCTCCTGGCTGCAGCGGGCTCGCCAACCCTTCAACGCCAATCTGCTGGCGCAGGCCGCAGCCATCGCCGCGCTCGAGGACCGCGAGCATACGGAAGCCACCCGGCGCGTCGTCCGGGAAGGACGCCTGCGCCTGGAGGAATCCTTCGGCCGGCTGGGCCTCGAGTACGTCCCCTCGGCAGGCAACTTCGTCATGGTGCGGGTCGGCGACGGCGAGGCGCTTTTCGCCAGCCTGCTGCGCCGCGGGTGGATCGTCCGCCCCTTGCGCAGCTACGGGCTGCCCGAGTGGATCCGTGTGAGCGTCGGCACACCCCGGCAAGTAACGAATTTTCTGGCGATCCTTCCCGCCGCCCTGCACGACACCAGAGGAAGGGCGGCCCGCACAGCAGAATGA
- a CDS encoding ribose-5-phosphate isomerase, whose product MKIAIGSDHAGFAYKEKIKEFLKSLGHEVIDCGTHAPRPDDDYPDFVRPAAVLVAEGKADRGIVLGGSGNGEAMVANKVRGIRCAYCFNEESARLGRAHNDANVIALGERLIPEETALRIVRVFLETPFEGGRHVPRIRKMMAGEGV is encoded by the coding sequence ATGAAAATCGCCATCGGATCGGATCACGCCGGCTTCGCCTACAAGGAGAAGATCAAGGAATTCCTCAAGAGCCTCGGCCACGAGGTGATCGACTGCGGCACCCATGCGCCGAGGCCCGACGACGACTATCCGGACTTTGTCCGGCCCGCGGCGGTGCTCGTCGCCGAAGGGAAGGCTGACCGCGGCATCGTCCTGGGCGGCTCGGGAAACGGTGAGGCGATGGTCGCCAACAAGGTCCGGGGGATCCGCTGCGCCTACTGCTTCAACGAGGAGTCGGCACGCCTCGGTCGCGCCCACAACGACGCCAACGTGATCGCCCTCGGCGAGCGGCTCATCCCCGAGGAGACCGCGCTTCGGATCGTCCGGGTCTTCCTGGAGACTCCGTTCGAAGGCGGCCGGCACGTCCCGCGCATCCGGAAGATGATGGCCGGGGAAGGGGTATAG
- the nuoD gene encoding NADH dehydrogenase (quinone) subunit D, with amino-acid sequence MTGQASLVTERIPLGEDLSDAPAGERLIVNVGPSHPSTHGVLQILVELDGETVVKADPVIGYLHRGDEKIAENMHYNQFIPYTDRLDYLAPLANNVAYACAVEKLMGWTVPPRCQVIRVICCELARISSHLLGLGAFAMDCGAVSVFLYTFTEREKIYSLIEELTGARFTTTYTRIGGLARDLPDGWVGRAQAFVDQFGARVDEIDKLLCRNRIFVDRTKDVGVISAADALDYGLTGPNLRASGVDLDLRKKLPYLGYEQYDFEAVVGSAGDCYDRFVVRLEEMRQSRRILQQALSRIPDGPICVDEVRSYLPPKSAVLTKMEELIQHFMIVTEGISAPPGEVYFGAENPKGELGFYIVSKGGGVPHRLKIRAPSFMNLSILPKLLPGHLMADVVAILGSLDFVMGECDR; translated from the coding sequence ATGACGGGTCAGGCGAGTCTGGTTACGGAGAGAATTCCGCTTGGCGAGGATCTTTCGGATGCTCCGGCCGGCGAGCGGCTCATCGTCAATGTGGGGCCGTCCCATCCGAGCACCCACGGCGTGCTCCAGATCCTGGTCGAGCTCGACGGGGAGACCGTGGTCAAGGCAGACCCGGTGATCGGCTACCTCCACCGGGGGGATGAGAAGATCGCCGAGAACATGCACTACAACCAGTTCATCCCCTACACCGATCGCCTCGACTACCTGGCGCCGCTGGCGAACAACGTCGCCTACGCCTGCGCCGTCGAAAAGCTGATGGGATGGACCGTGCCGCCGCGCTGCCAGGTAATCCGGGTGATCTGTTGCGAGCTGGCCCGCATCTCCTCCCACCTGCTCGGCTTGGGCGCCTTCGCCATGGACTGCGGGGCGGTTTCGGTCTTCCTCTACACCTTCACCGAGCGGGAAAAGATCTACTCGCTGATCGAGGAGCTGACCGGCGCCCGGTTCACGACCACCTATACGCGGATCGGGGGTCTGGCCCGCGACCTGCCCGACGGCTGGGTCGGGCGGGCGCAGGCGTTTGTCGATCAGTTCGGCGCCCGCGTCGATGAGATCGACAAGCTGCTTTGCCGCAACCGGATTTTCGTCGACCGGACCAAGGACGTGGGCGTGATCTCCGCGGCCGATGCGCTCGACTACGGACTTACCGGCCCAAACCTCCGGGCCTCCGGAGTCGATCTCGATCTGCGCAAGAAGCTCCCCTACCTCGGGTACGAGCAGTACGACTTCGAGGCGGTCGTCGGGAGCGCCGGCGATTGCTACGATCGGTTCGTGGTGCGGTTGGAGGAGATGCGCCAGAGCCGGAGGATCCTGCAGCAGGCGCTCTCCCGGATCCCGGACGGCCCGATCTGCGTCGACGAGGTGCGCAGCTACCTCCCGCCGAAGTCGGCGGTTCTCACGAAGATGGAAGAGCTGATCCAGCACTTTATGATCGTCACCGAGGGGATCTCGGCGCCCCCCGGAGAGGTCTACTTCGGGGCGGAGAACCCGAAGGGAGAGCTCGGGTTCTACATCGTCAGCAAGGGCGGCGGGGTTCCCCACCGGCTGAAGATCCGGGCTCCGAGCTTCATGAACCTGAGCATACTCCCCAAGCTTCTCCCGGGCCACCTGATGGCGGACGTGGTGGCGATCCTCGGAAGCCTCGATTTCGTCATGGGGGAGTGCGATCGCTAG
- the nuoB gene encoding NADH-quinone oxidoreductase subunit NuoB: MAQTQELGYNSKVEGDVVLTTVDSAINWMRKNSLWPMPMGLACCAIELMAASCARFDIARFGAEVMRFSPRQADLMIVAGTVTYKMAYAVKRIYDQMPEPKWVIAMGACASSGGMYRSYAVLQGIDRLIPVDVYISGCPPRPEALLDGLLRIQAKIDGEPALRRLKQVA, from the coding sequence ATGGCCCAGACGCAAGAGCTCGGTTACAACTCCAAGGTCGAGGGGGACGTCGTCCTGACGACCGTGGATTCCGCGATCAACTGGATGCGGAAAAACTCCCTCTGGCCGATGCCGATGGGGCTGGCCTGCTGCGCCATCGAGCTCATGGCGGCTTCGTGCGCGCGTTTCGACATCGCTCGCTTCGGCGCCGAGGTGATGCGGTTTTCCCCCCGGCAAGCGGACCTGATGATCGTGGCCGGGACCGTGACCTACAAGATGGCCTACGCAGTGAAGCGGATCTACGACCAGATGCCGGAACCGAAGTGGGTGATCGCGATGGGAGCTTGCGCTTCGAGCGGGGGCATGTACCGGAGCTACGCGGTCCTTCAGGGCATCGACCGGCTCATTCCCGTCGACGTGTACATCTCCGGCTGCCCTCCCCGGCCGGAGGCGCTGCTCGACGGGCTTCTGCGGATCCAAGCCAAGATCGACGGCGAGCCCGCGCTCCGTCGCCTCAAGCAGGTCGCCTGA
- a CDS encoding NAD(P)H-dependent oxidoreductase subunit E: MVEPEQPLLPGDEVPSAEFERKADEIIAQYPVSRRSASLPLLHLWQEEFGFISERAVEWIAAKLGIKPIHILELVTFYPMLHRRPVGKTHFRVCRTLSCALAGSYELFARIRELCGATVPAGHGLYLSPDRSCSVEFVECLAACGSAPAMMVDEEEFERATIDTVEEILRRRRAQNGAAQGAEKG; encoded by the coding sequence ATGGTAGAACCTGAACAGCCCCTGCTGCCCGGCGACGAAGTGCCGAGCGCCGAATTCGAGCGGAAGGCCGACGAGATCATTGCCCAGTACCCCGTCTCCCGGCGCAGCGCCTCGCTACCCCTGCTTCACCTCTGGCAGGAGGAGTTCGGCTTCATCAGCGAGCGGGCCGTCGAGTGGATCGCGGCGAAGCTCGGGATCAAGCCGATCCACATCCTGGAGCTGGTGACCTTCTACCCCATGCTGCACCGGCGGCCGGTGGGGAAGACCCATTTCCGGGTTTGCCGCACGCTTTCCTGCGCCTTGGCGGGCAGCTACGAGCTCTTCGCGCGGATCCGGGAGCTGTGCGGGGCGACCGTCCCCGCGGGCCACGGCCTCTACCTGAGCCCCGACCGGTCCTGCTCCGTCGAGTTCGTCGAGTGCCTGGCCGCCTGCGGGTCCGCCCCGGCCATGATGGTGGATGAGGAAGAGTTCGAGCGGGCGACGATCGATACCGTGGAGGAGATCCTGCGGCGGCGGAGGGCGCAAAACGGCGCGGCCCAAGGCGCTGAGAAAGGTTAA
- a CDS encoding NADH-quinone oxidoreductase subunit C, translating to MTKREAVENLRSNLGAKILGVDEFRGETTVRLDLSGIVDAARLLKQIGYRMLLDMTAVDHLGEEPRFEMVYHFFSDATGEHLRLKGRVGGEEPTVPSLTGVYATADWQEREAFDMMGIRFAGHPDLRRILMWEGYPFHPLRKDFPLEGKASDAGAVAFSEPAPMDGGPFVTLPAKESEKREPRAHPADELEEVQG from the coding sequence ATGACGAAACGGGAAGCGGTCGAGAACCTTCGTTCGAACCTGGGGGCCAAGATCCTCGGGGTGGATGAGTTCCGGGGCGAGACGACGGTCCGGCTGGACCTTTCGGGGATCGTGGATGCGGCGCGGCTTCTCAAGCAGATAGGCTACCGGATGTTACTCGACATGACGGCCGTCGACCACCTGGGGGAAGAGCCCCGGTTCGAGATGGTCTACCATTTCTTCTCGGACGCGACCGGCGAGCACCTGCGGCTCAAGGGGAGGGTGGGAGGCGAGGAGCCGACCGTGCCGTCGCTCACGGGGGTCTACGCCACCGCGGATTGGCAGGAGCGCGAGGCTTTCGACATGATGGGGATCCGATTCGCCGGCCATCCCGACCTCCGGCGGATCCTGATGTGGGAGGGATATCCGTTCCATCCGCTGCGCAAGGATTTCCCGTTGGAAGGGAAGGCGAGCGACGCCGGCGCGGTCGCCTTTAGCGAGCCGGCCCCGATGGACGGAGGTCCTTTTGTCACGCTTCCGGCCAAGGAGAGCGAAAAACGAGAGCCGCGGGCCCATCCTGCGGATGAACTGGAGGAGGTGCAGGGATGA
- a CDS encoding ABC transporter permease, translated as MTPSPYAADAPPGRMPRSLPGFLALRYLRPRRSFVSVITLLSLLGVTLGVLVLVVVLAVMAGFERELQEKIIGFNAHLVVSNGEVLQHPEREIARLLKEPGVEGAAPFVSGPVLAEYADRITTPILRGIDPEAELAVIPLRRYLVAGKYNLQADSVLVGDEWAKRNGATVGDRVVIYAPRHLQALRESADSGRKSIPLPTELEISGIFRTGLFEYDSSFFLTSLRNAQYLYSLGHGVHGIALRVKDPMAADRLKAKLNTSFAPPMEAITWMDQNRPLFTAIAVEKATMAVILFFIILVAAFGLCSTLITITAQKRREIGLLKALGATDSQVLAIFIVHGLVVGLLGTTLGLLLAAVTLPNLNLLRDLIERVVGIDLFSADVYHFATIPVVIDLPQILGIAFTAILLCVCAAWIPAWNAARILPANALRYE; from the coding sequence ATGACCCCATCCCCCTACGCTGCGGACGCGCCTCCCGGCCGAATGCCCCGGTCCCTGCCCGGATTCCTCGCCCTCCGCTACCTCCGGCCGCGCCGGAGCTTTGTCTCGGTCATCACGCTCCTCTCCCTGCTCGGCGTGACGCTGGGCGTGCTCGTCCTGGTCGTCGTCCTCGCGGTGATGGCGGGCTTCGAGCGGGAGTTGCAGGAAAAGATCATCGGCTTCAACGCCCACCTGGTGGTTTCCAACGGGGAGGTGCTGCAGCATCCGGAACGGGAGATCGCCCGGCTGCTCAAGGAGCCCGGTGTCGAAGGGGCGGCCCCATTCGTTAGCGGCCCCGTCCTCGCCGAGTACGCGGACCGGATCACCACCCCCATCCTCCGAGGGATCGATCCGGAGGCCGAGCTCGCCGTGATCCCCTTGCGCCGTTATCTGGTCGCCGGGAAATACAACCTCCAAGCCGACTCGGTGCTCGTCGGGGACGAATGGGCCAAGCGCAACGGGGCGACCGTGGGGGATAGGGTCGTCATTTACGCTCCGCGCCACCTGCAGGCGCTCCGTGAATCCGCCGATTCGGGCCGCAAGTCGATCCCGCTGCCGACCGAGCTGGAGATCTCGGGCATCTTCCGGACCGGACTCTTTGAATACGACTCGTCGTTCTTCCTAACCTCCCTCCGGAACGCCCAGTACCTCTACAGCCTCGGCCACGGAGTCCACGGGATCGCCTTGCGCGTCAAGGATCCGATGGCTGCCGACCGCCTCAAGGCCAAGCTTAACACCTCGTTCGCCCCTCCCATGGAAGCGATCACCTGGATGGACCAGAACCGGCCCTTGTTCACCGCGATCGCGGTGGAAAAAGCGACGATGGCGGTCATCCTCTTCTTCATCATCCTGGTCGCGGCCTTCGGGCTCTGCAGCACCCTCATCACGATCACTGCGCAGAAGCGCCGGGAAATCGGCCTGCTCAAGGCGCTCGGCGCCACCGACAGCCAGGTCCTCGCGATCTTCATCGTCCACGGGTTGGTCGTCGGCCTGCTGGGCACGACGCTCGGGCTCCTCCTGGCCGCCGTAACGCTGCCCAACCTGAATCTCCTGCGCGACCTGATCGAGCGGGTGGTCGGCATCGACCTCTTTTCGGCCGACGTCTACCACTTCGCCACCATCCCGGTGGTGATCGATCTGCCGCAGATCCTCGGAATCGCTTTCACGGCGATCCTTCTCTGCGTCTGCGCGGCGTGGATCCCCGCCTGGAACGCCGCCCGGATCCTGCCGGCGAACGCCTTGCGCTATGAATGA
- a CDS encoding prephenate dehydrogenase/arogenate dehydrogenase family protein yields MNGPFPLARLAVIGTGLIGGSVARAARQFRLCRELALFSVGPEREAVQAAQIAELVSDDAAEVVRGAQLVVVALPIAAMATILRGIREAVDPQAVVTDTASVKVPAMKLLQEHLEGRTRWVGSHPMSGSERSGFGYSRPDLFAGAISILTPPEDPSEEAVALVEAFWLALGARTLRLSAPEHDRRVAAVSHLPHLLAAVLVRSVDSGALEVAGPGFRDVTRIAAGPAEMWSEILLANRENVLPALRSFLAGLQKATDDLEKGSGTALKDLLSEAALRRLAFRKSSP; encoded by the coding sequence ATGAACGGTCCCTTCCCGCTCGCCCGCTTGGCCGTGATCGGCACCGGCCTCATCGGCGGATCGGTCGCCCGCGCAGCGCGCCAGTTCCGGCTCTGCCGGGAGCTGGCGCTCTTCAGCGTCGGCCCGGAAAGGGAGGCGGTGCAAGCGGCGCAGATCGCCGAGTTGGTATCCGACGATGCCGCAGAAGTGGTCCGGGGCGCGCAGCTCGTCGTCGTCGCCCTCCCCATCGCCGCCATGGCCACGATCCTCCGCGGCATCCGGGAGGCCGTCGATCCGCAAGCGGTAGTGACCGACACGGCCAGCGTCAAGGTGCCCGCCATGAAGCTCCTCCAGGAGCACCTCGAGGGGCGAACCCGCTGGGTGGGCAGCCACCCGATGAGCGGGAGCGAGCGGTCCGGATTCGGCTACTCCCGGCCGGACCTCTTCGCGGGAGCGATCTCCATCCTCACCCCTCCGGAAGATCCCTCAGAGGAGGCGGTCGCCCTCGTCGAAGCGTTCTGGCTCGCGCTGGGCGCCCGCACCCTCCGCCTCTCGGCTCCGGAGCACGACCGGCGGGTCGCCGCGGTCAGCCATTTGCCGCACCTCCTGGCGGCCGTCCTGGTCCGGTCGGTGGACAGCGGGGCGCTGGAGGTCGCCGGCCCCGGATTCCGTGACGTGACCCGGATCGCGGCCGGTCCCGCGGAGATGTGGAGCGAGATCCTGCTCGCCAACCGGGAGAATGTTCTGCCGGCGCTCCGCTCCTTCCTTGCCGGCCTGCAGAAAGCGACCGACGACCTGGAAAAGGGGTCGGGAACGGCTCTTAAGGACCTGCTGAGCGAAGCCGCGCTCCGCCGGCTCGCCTTCCGGAAATCTTCGCCATGA
- the ilvE gene encoding branched-chain-amino-acid transaminase encodes MNEQKPKKIFLDGAFVDEADAKVSVFDHGLLYGDGVFEGIRAYEGRVFRLEEHLERLFDSAKAIRLSIPLSRAELRSAVLECCRRNSLWDGYIRLVVTRGKGDLGLNPASCPQPTVFIIASAIQLYPASVYERGLRLHTAAVRRVSPSALDPAIKSLNYLNNILAKMEAAATGADEALLLNEAGYVAECSGDNIFAVKGGRVVTPPISAGALPGITRREIFRLAQSEGIEVAEREMTRYDLFVADEVFLTGTAAEIVPVTEIDGRTIGTGRPGCWTQKLLLRFRSLTRSTGTLIYESGEPTAMRAAQQQ; translated from the coding sequence ATGAACGAGCAAAAGCCGAAGAAGATCTTTTTGGACGGGGCGTTCGTGGACGAAGCCGACGCCAAGGTGTCGGTGTTCGACCACGGCTTGCTGTACGGGGACGGCGTCTTCGAGGGGATCCGGGCGTACGAGGGCCGCGTCTTCCGCTTGGAAGAGCATCTCGAACGCCTCTTCGACTCGGCCAAGGCGATCCGCTTGTCGATCCCGCTGAGTCGGGCGGAGCTGAGGAGCGCGGTCCTGGAATGCTGCCGGCGCAATTCTCTATGGGACGGGTACATCCGGCTTGTGGTCACCCGCGGCAAGGGCGACCTTGGGCTTAACCCGGCGTCCTGTCCGCAGCCGACGGTCTTCATCATCGCCAGCGCGATCCAGCTCTACCCCGCCTCGGTCTACGAAAGGGGCCTGCGCCTCCATACTGCGGCCGTCCGCCGGGTCTCCCCGTCCGCCCTCGACCCGGCGATCAAGTCCCTCAACTACCTGAACAACATCTTGGCCAAGATGGAGGCGGCCGCTACGGGCGCGGACGAAGCCCTGCTCCTCAACGAGGCCGGATACGTGGCGGAATGCTCCGGGGATAATATCTTCGCGGTCAAGGGAGGGAGGGTGGTCACCCCACCGATTTCCGCCGGAGCGCTGCCGGGGATCACCCGGCGGGAAATCTTCCGGCTGGCGCAAAGCGAGGGGATCGAGGTCGCGGAGCGCGAGATGACCCGCTACGACCTCTTTGTCGCCGACGAGGTGTTCCTGACCGGAACGGCGGCGGAAATCGTCCCGGTGACCGAGATCGACGGCCGGACGATCGGCACGGGGCGCCCGGGTTGCTGGACGCAGAAGCTCCTGCTCCGTTTTCGCTCATTGACCCGGAGCACCGGCACCCTTATTTATGAATCAGGAGAGCCAACGGCAATGCGAGCCGCGCAGCAGCAATGA
- the nuoF gene encoding NADH-quinone oxidoreductase subunit NuoF: protein MPQPQDGATTANPTREHRMILRYVDQPGYTTDIDCYLRHGGYAQLRKALSMDPAAIVGEVKASGLRGRGGAGFPTGTKWGFIDHTKNRKPVYLLCNADESEPGTFKDRQIIYKDPHQLIEGMIISCYANRAHLGYIYIRGEMARGAKILERALAEARERNFLGANILGSGYDLEIFVFRGAGAYICGEETGLIESLEGKRAYPRIKPPYFPAALGLYLCPTIVNNVETLCHVKHIVEMGGAEYAKIGTPNNTGTRIWCVSGDVRRPGYFEYDCGAITMGELLYDVCGGIRDGNRLKALIPGGSSAKVLRAGEVYRIRRKNAAGETEEVEMRLEDLPLDFDTIAAAGSMSGSGGIIVMDHTRDVVECLRNLSAFYAHESCGQCTPCREGALWMRKVLDRMAEGKGRPEDPQLLLDLAGQIAGRTICAFGEACSWPVESFVSKFREEFESKAAAGEEIGRLEAVH from the coding sequence ATGCCTCAGCCTCAAGACGGAGCGACAACGGCCAACCCGACGCGGGAGCATCGGATGATCCTCCGCTACGTCGATCAGCCCGGATACACGACCGACATCGACTGCTACCTCCGGCACGGCGGCTACGCGCAGCTTCGCAAGGCCCTCTCCATGGACCCGGCGGCGATCGTAGGGGAGGTCAAGGCGTCCGGCCTGCGGGGAAGGGGTGGCGCCGGGTTCCCGACGGGCACCAAGTGGGGCTTCATCGACCACACGAAGAACCGGAAGCCGGTCTACCTGCTCTGCAACGCGGACGAATCCGAGCCCGGAACCTTCAAGGACCGCCAGATCATCTATAAGGATCCCCACCAGCTGATCGAGGGGATGATCATCTCCTGCTATGCCAATCGCGCCCACCTGGGCTACATCTACATCCGCGGCGAGATGGCGCGGGGGGCCAAGATCCTGGAGCGGGCGCTGGCGGAGGCCCGCGAGAGGAACTTCCTGGGAGCCAACATTCTCGGCAGCGGGTACGATCTCGAGATCTTCGTCTTCCGGGGTGCCGGCGCCTACATCTGCGGCGAGGAGACGGGCTTGATCGAATCGCTTGAGGGGAAGCGGGCGTATCCGCGGATCAAGCCGCCGTATTTCCCGGCCGCGTTGGGCCTCTATCTCTGTCCGACGATCGTCAACAACGTCGAGACCCTCTGCCACGTGAAGCATATCGTGGAGATGGGCGGCGCGGAGTACGCCAAGATCGGCACTCCGAACAACACGGGCACCCGGATCTGGTGTGTGAGCGGCGACGTCCGCCGGCCCGGCTACTTCGAGTACGACTGCGGAGCGATCACGATGGGCGAGCTGCTCTACGACGTCTGCGGCGGCATCCGCGACGGCAACCGCCTCAAGGCGTTGATTCCCGGCGGCTCCTCGGCCAAGGTGCTGCGCGCGGGCGAGGTCTACCGGATCCGCCGCAAGAACGCCGCGGGAGAGACCGAGGAGGTCGAGATGCGGCTCGAGGATCTCCCCCTCGACTTCGATACGATCGCGGCGGCGGGGTCGATGTCGGGCTCGGGTGGGATCATCGTGATGGACCATACCCGCGACGTCGTGGAGTGCCTTCGGAACCTTTCCGCTTTCTACGCCCACGAGTCGTGCGGGCAGTGCACGCCGTGCCGGGAAGGGGCCCTCTGGATGCGCAAGGTCCTCGACCGGATGGCCGAAGGCAAGGGGAGGCCCGAGGACCCGCAGCTTTTGCTCGACCTGGCCGGCCAGATCGCCGGACGCACCATTTGCGCGTTCGGGGAGGCGTGCTCCTGGCCGGTGGAGAGCTTCGTGAGCAAGTTCCGGGAAGAGTTCGAAAGCAAGGCGGCAGCCGGCGAGGAGATCGGCCGCCTGGAGGCCGTCCATTGA
- a CDS encoding UvrB/UvrC motif-containing protein: MKCHFCEAPATVHLTQIVGGKVQKVHLCEKCAKEKGVSDPSVFSLADMLLGGTPDGERLLARNEPTCPQCGFTQSDFKKTGRLGCAHCYEVFAEAVESMLRDMHKGVIHKGKMPPKFLRHQFYQRRLEDLQESLRRAVREERYEEAALLRDEIAQLETQINS, encoded by the coding sequence ATGAAGTGCCATTTCTGCGAGGCACCGGCCACCGTGCATCTCACGCAAATTGTCGGCGGCAAGGTGCAAAAAGTCCATCTTTGCGAAAAGTGCGCCAAGGAGAAAGGCGTGTCGGACCCCTCCGTCTTCTCGCTGGCCGACATGCTCCTGGGGGGTACGCCGGACGGGGAGCGCCTCCTCGCCCGGAACGAGCCTACCTGCCCGCAGTGCGGCTTCACCCAATCGGATTTCAAGAAGACCGGGCGCCTCGGCTGCGCCCACTGCTACGAAGTCTTCGCGGAGGCCGTCGAGTCGATGCTGCGCGATATGCACAAGGGCGTTATCCACAAGGGGAAGATGCCCCCCAAGTTCCTGCGCCATCAGTTTTACCAGCGGCGGCTGGAGGACCTCCAGGAAAGCCTGCGCCGGGCGGTCAGAGAAGAACGGTATGAGGAGGCCGCCCTCCTGCGTGACGAGATCGCGCAGCTGGAGACGCAGATCAACAGCTGA
- a CDS encoding ABC transporter ATP-binding protein — protein sequence MNETKRVEKGDSPPVLATEAIHKSFRAGSVAVPVLTGASVVFREGLCYTIQGVSGSGKTTLLHILAGLEAPDSGRVLYRGQDISRFSRKRLAGWRAKAIGLVFQAYHLLPELSALENVNLPALLLGERDAKPGWTLLEAVGMAHRCHHRPWELSGGEQQRVAIARALRNDPEILIADEPTGNLDEKTGGEVIELLLDLQRSRGKTLVMATHDVRLARKGDRQLVLTGGKLEPAAWPRAPAEPQEAQEPEAFSGRSENSSLLRPPGSEMKL from the coding sequence ATGAATGAGACCAAGCGCGTCGAGAAGGGGGATTCCCCCCCGGTTCTCGCGACCGAGGCCATCCACAAATCCTTCCGCGCCGGATCGGTCGCCGTTCCGGTGCTCACCGGAGCGAGCGTGGTCTTCCGCGAAGGGCTCTGCTACACGATCCAAGGGGTCTCCGGATCGGGCAAGACGACGCTTCTCCACATCCTGGCGGGGCTCGAAGCCCCGGACTCGGGGCGGGTGCTCTACCGGGGCCAGGACATCTCCCGGTTCTCCCGCAAGCGGCTGGCCGGGTGGCGTGCAAAGGCGATCGGCCTGGTCTTTCAAGCCTACCACCTGCTCCCGGAGCTGAGCGCGCTGGAAAACGTGAACCTGCCGGCCCTGCTTCTCGGAGAGCGGGATGCCAAGCCGGGCTGGACCCTTTTGGAAGCCGTCGGCATGGCCCACCGATGCCACCACCGCCCGTGGGAACTCTCGGGCGGCGAGCAGCAGCGGGTGGCGATCGCGCGCGCACTCCGGAACGATCCCGAGATCCTGATCGCCGACGAGCCGACGGGCAACCTGGATGAGAAGACCGGCGGGGAAGTCATCGAACTGCTGCTCGACCTCCAGAGGAGCCGAGGCAAGACCCTGGTGATGGCCACCCATGATGTCCGGTTGGCCCGGAAGGGGGATCGGCAGCTGGTCTTAACCGGAGGGAAGCTGGAGCCCGCCGCCTGGCCGCGCGCCCCCGCGGAACCGCAGGAGGCTCAGGAGCCCGAAGCCTTTTCGGGCCGGAGCGAGAATTCGAGCTTGCTTCGCCCGCCGGGATCGGAAATGAAGCTCTGA